Proteins encoded within one genomic window of Camelina sativa cultivar DH55 chromosome 19, Cs, whole genome shotgun sequence:
- the LOC104764860 gene encoding uncharacterized protein LOC104764860 translates to MASSSVHLNHHQPSKKHGGATVAPPPTPSCSHPNTTKKSETAVDALSSLFHRLPPLLSLPNRRFSDAPASSLASLPMVSLSAGERESWDDLISSATDFGYFQLSIDDSDIVISSALAEAAESDSLSLLELSEEKKETSFPKNWPLGYEADAETPSLCLDVDCSNESSELNLSSLREFTRTLEKVGLKTVEMLASALGFEYDSTRFNTLMWLNQGVPDDEPEITNGFYPFVVCLQYQVREDKYCLLTESGWVSVLPGVDSVLVTLGDIAQVWRNGEVKRVKYRPVLCSGQNDSPKKCVTMTMMLTLPMDTMVSPLKDMISDGDKEEEYAEEEGDGGARSDEKRAFKSFCFKEYAWRVYQERLFFRDPLDRYRIKSYKDMKN, encoded by the exons ATGGCTTCCTCTTCAGTTCACCTCAACCACCACCAACCTTCGAAAAAACACGGTGGAGCCACGGTGGCGCCTCCACCAACTCCGTCATGTTCACATCCCAACACCACCAAAAAATCGGAAACAGCAGTCGACGCTCTCTCCAGCCTTTTCCACCGTCTCCCTCCGTTGCTTTCACTCCCCAACCGCCGCTTCTCCGACGCTCCCGCATCCTCCCTCGCTTCTCTTCCGATGGTATCTCTCTCCGCCGGAGAACGAGAAAGCTGGGACGATCTTATCTCCTCCGCTACTGATTTTGGATATTTCCAACTCTCTATCGATGACTCCGATATTGTTATTTCTTCTGCACTCGCTGAAGCAGCCGAGTCTGACTCGCTCTCGCTCTTAGAGCTcagtgaagagaagaaagaaacgtcGTTTCCAAAAAACTGGCCGCTGGGATACGAAGCCGATGCTGAAACGCCGTCGCTTTGCCTTGACGTCGACTGCTCAAACGAGTCGAGTGAGTTGAACCTGAGTTCCCTCCGCGAGTTCACTCGGACTCTAGAGAAAGTTGGACTGAAGACGGTAGAGATGCTGGCTAGCGCACTCGGATTCGAATATGACTCGACCCGGTTTAATACTCTGATGTGGCTTAACCAAGGTGTTCCTGATGATGAACCGGAGATAACCAACGGATTTTATCCCTTTGTTGTATGTTTACAGTATCAGGTAAGGGAGGACAAGTATTGTTTGCTGACCGAGTCTGGCTGGGTGTCCGTTTTGCCCGGAGTTGACTCTGTTCTTGTTACGTTAGGTGACATTGCTCAG GTTTGGAGAAACGGAGAGGTCAAAAGAGTTAAATATCGACCAGTGTTGTGTTCGGGACAAAACGATAGTCCAAAAAAGTGTGTGACAATGACAATGATGCTTACACTTCCCATGGACACTATGGTTTCTCCATTGAAAGATATGATTAGTGACggtgacaaagaagaagagtatgCAGAGGAGGAGGGAGATGGAGGAGCAAGAAGCGATGAGAAAAGGGCattcaaatctttttgtttcaaggagtaCGCATGGAGAGTGTACCAAGAACGTCTCTTCTTCAGGGATCCACTTGACAGATACCGAATCAAATCTTATAAAGATATGAAGAACtga